The Apus apus isolate bApuApu2 chromosome 4, bApuApu2.pri.cur, whole genome shotgun sequence genome contains the following window.
AGCTGGTTGATGCAAGGCGAGCAGTGGACATTGTCtgcctggacttctccaaggcttttgatatgatcccccacagcctccttctggagaaactgacttcattacagccttgacaagcggtctgtgcagtgggtggggaactggctgacagaccatacccagagtgtgatagtaaatagttcatcctcaaactggcaaccagtcactagtggggtcccccagggatcgaTCCTGGGCctagtgctgtttaacatcttcataagtgacctggacattgggatcaagagcaccttgatgaagtttgctgatgacaccaagaagAATGGAGAGACTGACACTCCAGTAAGGAGTGCTAACCTCCAGGATGACCAGGGCAGACTGGGAGAGTGAGCTagcaggaacctcatgaagttcaatggggagaagtATCTTGCACATGGGAGCATGTAACCCtggagtgcagttcagactgggatccagctggctggagagcagccctgtggaaagggacctgggagtctgggtggataacaggctcaacatgagtaaacagtgtgctgcagcagcaaagaaagccaacaggatgctgggctgcaaaAACAAggacatcaccagcagagacaagaagtcatcatcctgctctactctgcgcttgtcagaccacacctggagtatgGCATTCAGTTTTGATCCCCGCTCTACAcaaaggatgtggacaggctggagagggtccagagaagggacacaaagatgatcagaggactggaggacctgccatgtgaggagaggctgagaaaactgggtttgttcagcctggagaagagaaggcttcagggagacctcattaccatgttccagtacttaaagggtggctaccaagaagatggagactccctatttacaaggagtcacatggaaaagacaaggggtaatgagcACAAGTtgatcctggggagattccgattggacacaagcggtaaatttttcaccatgaggacatTGGTGAtgtcaagcattggaataatctcccaagggaagtggtggattcccccacattgaacagttttaagtctcagcttgacagggtgctgagccatctcctATAAgctatagtagtacctagaaaggttggaccaggtgatccttgagaTCACTTCCAACTTggtattctatgattgtatgaatATAACCAAATTTCTACTGCATTATTGCAGTATGAGTAAGAAGTTCCTGATCTTTTCTCTCACTATGATGAACAAGTTTTAAACCTTTAGTAGTAATTATGTTTTGTATTCAGGCAATTCAGAAAGCCTAGTTCAGAGGTGGTATAAAAGGAAGGTGTGAGCTGTTCTTTATAAATGTCCTTATGTCAGTTTATCTACTTTTTATCCCCATATAAAATCACTCGGCAACTTGAGTACTTCAGTTAACTGCAGGTACCACTCATTTTGGAACTGAACCAGCAGCTCAAATACAGCTCAGCAATATGGACCCACAGGATGCAGTTCTGACTGTGGTGGAAAACTAAAAGATTCCACTCCTACTCTTTACCTCTGGGACATGGCTTCTTTCCTGCAAAATTATAGTTGCTGAGCACTTAAGTCTGGTTGTTTAATACACAGCTTTGGCTACTAAAAACAGGACTAAAGATTGCTGGTCTGTCTAAGCAAAGTAGTGGTATCAGACATTAGAAGTAACAACTGGGTAAGATTAATGCAGTAACTGGGCACATCAACTAGTGATCGCCTATAAGGAGCCTACAAAAGTTGCAGTTCCTTCAATAATGAGAACATAAGATATCAGAGCTCCAGCATTTTACTGGCATTAAGTTGTTTTTACATTCTTCGCATGCATTGTGTGccttaagtaaaaaaaataatgctacaatggcagcagcaagagctgcaagGATATAGATCAGTCTCATAGCCACTGTTTGCCATGGGGGAACTGGAATTTAAAGAACGTACTATTTTGAAAGGGGAAGCTGCTTCCTTTTAACTAAAGCTCTGTGAGCAGTGCAGTTGTAATGTGTAAACACTTGTAgctgcctcctttttttcctttggtcttTTGTGGAATAATGATACACTATAGTTGAGCAGTACAGAGAGGACTGAAACAGTGATGGGCTTACACTGCTCTCTACTTCTGCACACACTGTGAACAAGGACAAGGCTGAGGACCTCCTAAAACAAAGATGAACCACCAAAACCAttaaaaattctggttttgaatGGTAAGATTTATGACACTATGCAAATAGTTCTAAAAGtaataaacttttcttcttgtgCACCAGCAAGGCAAACTTGGCAGACACATATATTTACAGAATGGGCAAGTATATTGGCTGTAGTGTATTGGCTATGTGGAAGTCCTGTTAGGTATTGACAATAAGCTTCTCTCCAGTTCTCAGCCACATCTATGAAAATGACCCCTTATGTTGTGCCCAGAGAGCAGGTGTATTTATTGTACAGGTTAAGTCAATACCAAATTATGAAATGCATACAGAGGGTGGCAGGAACAGGCCTGGAGGTGGGGTATGGTGAGTGCTCTGATTAACAGTATGGCCATGGCCTTCAAGGACTGAAATGTTAGGATAGTTTTCTAGAAGTGtgggctttgtttgtttttgtaagaCAGACATGCATATGTTGTTTCATTCAAACTGAGTAACTACTGTAATCACTGAACACAACACTGACATCACttaaaaaaggctttttcagGAGTACGTGTCTAATGTATTCCCcagggcttaaaaaaaaaaaaaagggcatgttaaaaatcagaattgCAGAAAATGgctgtgtttatttcttttctgtgcctTCTTTAGTTATCTTCATCAAGTAAAGAGGAATTGGCTTCCCTTATTTTCTGCTGAATTCCCTTGCATGTAAGGATCAGACCAGCATGGTGatgtttcagtgtttccaaCTGCTGACTTAGCAGCTCTGCAGTATCCATCGTTTCCTCAAAGTCCCGAAGCAGTATCTTATTGCCAAGCAACCCAGATTTCTGCTgcaattttaaattgtttctcCACAATCGGTCTCTGGCCTGTTTGGTTTTGGCCAGAACGTCTCTCTTCTGTGACAAGACGGTCTCCATCTCCATGAGTTCAGCCTTTCTGCCTTGATTTTCAGCTTCCACAAACTGTAGTTTTTCCCTGAGCTGGCTGAGGATATGTACTGTGTTCGATACCTTCTTTTGGAGCTTCAGGATTTCATCGCTGAGGTCGCCGATcttttcactgtatttctgaTTCTCTTTCTTCGCGCGCTCCAAGTCCATAGCGTGTTGGCTCTCTACCTGTTCTTCCTGAGCTTTCCGGATGGTTTCAAGATTCTGGATTTCATTCTTCAGTTTGATGTTTTCCACACGGACCtagaggagaagaaataaaagaaacactttttttttttttttttaattcttgccTTGCCAGGGAAGAAGTGCTTCTGTCTGTGTCATGACCAAGTCTCAAGAGGAGAAGAGCACTGCACgtcttctcttctttcattcCAAGCAGTAGCTGTTAAGAGGAGGAAAGTACCCTACCTGTGAGGAGGGAGGAATGGTGGTCTGCTCAGAAAGCTCGCAAGAGGTCAGACTGAGGCCTGACCCTCACCTTGCGCACTCGctgttccttctcctcctccctggccTGGACGCAATCCACCGCcagcgctgccgccgccccgctGCCCAGCCGCCGGCCCAGGCTGTGCACGGTCACCGCCTTCTTGCGGGCCTGGAAGGCCACCCACTCGGCCCGGGCCCGGGCTTGCCGCTCGTCGGCTTTCCGCCGCCAGACCGCTTCCCGCTCCCGGCAGGCGGCGGCCTCCCGCGCCAGCTGCTCCCGCAGCTCCCACAGCCGCTGCAGGCTCTGGTTGTACAGCTGCTTCCCGTCCGCGCTGGCTGCCGCCCGCCGCGACCCCTCGCCCTTCCGCTGCCGCAGCAGCCCGCCCAGCCGCAGCTGCAGGCGGGTGCTGGCCTGCTGCAGCCGCTCCCGCTCGTCCTCCAGCTCATCGAGCTGCTTCAGCAGCGTCTCCCGCTCCCGCTGCTCCTCCTCGCTCTCCTCGGGCGCCTCGTCCGCCGCCTCGCTGCCCCTCGTCTCGGCTCCGCCTGGGTCGGCCTGCGCGGCAGCAGCCGAGCCCCGTTCAGCCCAGGCGGCGGGaggcgccgcgcccgccgctcCGTCCCAGCCACTCGCCTCCTCCGCCCCGGCACCGGCGGCCGCGGTCTCCGGCTCTGACAGCTCCTCGGTCCCCTGCGGCCccggcagctccagccccgGCTCCTCGGGCCCCGGCTCCTCCATCTCGGGCCCCGGCTCCTCCATCTCGGGCCCCGGCTCCTCCATCTCCGCCGCCGCCGGCTCCTCCATCTCCTCGGGCCCCGGCGGCTTCCGAATCTCCTCGGGCCTCGGCTGCTCGGGCTCGCAGGGCTCCGGCCCCGGCGCCGCTTGAAGTCTCGGCCCCCCTTCCACCGCCGGCCCTGGTTCCACGGGCTCCTGGGACCCCGGCccccccgggccgcccgccGCCTCCATGGCCGAGCCGCTCGCGCTTCCCCCGCTGCCGGGGCAACGGGACTCGGCGGCCCCAGCAGGGGTGGCCCCGCCCCCTCTCGCTGACGTCAGCTCGGCCACGCCCCCTGGCCTCGCGCTGCTACTCAGCGACGGGGTCGCTCCGAGTCGCTTCTCCTATTGGCCGCGGGACAGGAAGACGGATCCCGGCCAGCCAACCCTGGGCGTCCATTCCTTTTAAGAACCCCCGCGTCCAGGCGCATCGCTCCCATTGGCCAGCGGCCCGAGCGGGGGGCCAAGCCCTCGGCGGCCATTGGCTGTCCGGCGCCGGGCTCCGCCCCGCGGGCTCGCGGCCATTGGCGGTGCCCGGGGGAGGGCGTGCCGGCGCGTGCgcgcggcccggcggcgggcggggtAAGATGGCGGAACTGGGGAAGAAGTACTGCGTGTACTGCCTGGCCGAGGTGAGCTCCCTGCGCTTCCGCTGCACCGAGTGCGCCGACATCGAGCTCTGCCCCGACTGCTTCTCGGCGGGCGCCGAGATCGGCCCGCACCGCCGATGGCACGGCTACCAGCTTGTCGACGGCGGCCGCTTTACCCTCTGGGGCGCCGAGGCCGAGGGCGGCTGGAGCAGCcgggaggagcagctgctgctggacgCCATCGAGCAGTTCGGCTTCGGCAACTGGGTAagggcggcgggggctgcgggggccgcCTGGCAGCGGGGGAGCAGCCGCCGGCGGGGCCCTCCCCCGAGCTGAGGAGGGTCCGTCTCCCCGCCCGGGGCAGCGGATGCCGGGGGTAGCGGCCCGGCCGCAGGGGCAGCCCGCGggcctggcacagccctggcacagccccaggggaGGGGGCGTCGTGCCCGCTCTGCAGAGCCCCCGGCGAGCGGCGGGGGAGGCGGCTCCGCGCCGGCACCGGGCTGAccttccctgggctgcctgcgGGAGCTGCTGGCCCAAGGAGCGCTGCAGGCGGCTGGGACCTGCCGCTGCCTGAAGTTCCACCACACGccttccccccagcctgtgttgcAGATCCCACCTCACACCCTCTCCTACTCCCTGCTAGCTCTTTTCCTTTAGTATGTCAGACTTCCTTCTTGCTGAGCCAGGCACCATcaggcttgggtttttttctataaagCAGTAAAAAGCATGACTAATTGTTGCTGGATTCTCTGTGCTTTGtttcaggtgggttttttttttcattaagcataaagatttttccctttcaaaatctTATAAGTTTACGATCACTGTAGCTTTAGTTCTTAAATAACTGGGAATGAGTAAATTCTGTCTTTCTTACTGTAAATACTGTCTTTCTTTATCTCTGTGTTGCTCTGAAAGACCTTCAGCAATGTAATACAAATTAGCAAAGTCCAAAAGACATAGTGATCTCAGTGCTAGCTTGGGACATGCAGACCTTTCTGGTGATGGTGAGCTGGCTTTCTGAGAAAGTGGTGGATGCTCAGGAATCTCCATGTGGATCCTGTGTCTTGATGGTATTCCTGTACCTAGTGGATGTGTTGCAGCTTGTCTTAGGGATGTTCCTGGTACTCTTTTCATGGCTTATGTGCCCCATTGCACTTAAAAATGCTTATATGGACTTAAAAATGCAGATCTGATGGAAACATGGCTCATTTCAGTGTTGCTAGAAAAGGTCAGATGTTGTGACTTGGCTTGTGAGGAGCAGGGGAGAAGGAGCCATGCTCTGACCTGAGTGCCTGGTGTGCAGGGATGTAATGGGAATCACATTATCGCTActccttattttctgtttagGAGGACATGGCTGCTCACGTGGGAGCATCCCGGACACCTCAGGAGGTGATGGAACACTATGTAAGCATGTACATCCATGGCAACCTGGGAAAAGCCTG
Protein-coding sequences here:
- the CCDC96 gene encoding coiled-coil domain-containing protein 96, giving the protein MEAAGGPGGPGSQEPVEPGPAVEGGPRLQAAPGPEPCEPEQPRPEEIRKPPGPEEMEEPAAAEMEEPGPEMEEPGPEMEEPGPEEPGLELPGPQGTEELSEPETAAAGAGAEEASGWDGAAGAAPPAAWAERGSAAAAQADPGGAETRGSEAADEAPEESEEEQRERETLLKQLDELEDERERLQQASTRLQLRLGGLLRQRKGEGSRRAAASADGKQLYNQSLQRLWELREQLAREAAACREREAVWRRKADERQARARAEWVAFQARKKAVTVHSLGRRLGSGAAAALAVDCVQAREEEKEQRVRKVRVENIKLKNEIQNLETIRKAQEEQVESQHAMDLERAKKENQKYSEKIGDLSDEILKLQKKVSNTVHILSQLREKLQFVEAENQGRKAELMEMETVLSQKRDVLAKTKQARDRLWRNNLKLQQKSGLLGNKILLRDFEETMDTAELLSQQLETLKHHHAGLILTCKGIQQKIREANSSLLDEDN